Within the Maribacter sp. BPC-D8 genome, the region CTCAATATTTCCTCTTTTTATAAGAATACTGTCTTTACTTATTTGGAGAAAATCCAAAGTTGGTCTTTGATAACCCTTCGGTAAACGCATTTGTTCGATTCTTAGAGTATCACAAATTTTCAATACCCAATCTCCTAGTAGATTTTTTGGAGTTTCATGGTTTCGCTCTTTAAGCGTATAATTAAATTTCTGCTTGTCTTGAATCGATAAGTGCACCTTGTTATTTACCAATGAGTCAACCGATAGAGCTGTTATGTTTAGTTTATCGAAAACTAAAAACAAATTGTTCTTAATATTGAAAGTATTCCAATGTCCAACAGAAACTTCTTCGGTTTCGTGTAGGTAATCGATAAATAGTCCGTTTTCCAAGAATTCGGTATTTACTAACGAACGATTGCCTTGCCATTCATATGATTTGTTGCTTGGATTCCAGTTTATTTCCGACTTAAGTTGCTTTTGCTTTTTAAATACCTCTTTTGTGCTATTTTCAGTATCATAGCTAATTATAATACTATCATGCGATATTTCGTGAATATATATCCTGTTAAAGTTTTCATCTTCGGTTACAATTCTGTCCGATGTCCTTTTGAATTTGGTTTTAAAATACTTTGCGTCAGATCCATTTTTAGGATCTCCTGTCGTCCTAAAAAAGATACTGTCTCCAACTATCCGCATAATTTTATTATAATCCGCAATTCCTTGATTTGGGATTGTTTGAATTTGATATGCGCTTACCCAAAGTCCATCCATATCATATTTTGGTTGAGTGCAGCCGTATTCTAGAATTAGCATGCAAATTATCGATATGAATATTATTTTTTTCAAATTAAAACTAATGTTTTAGCTATGAACAGTACGTGAACAAACTAGTTTGCTTTCCGCCACGCACATAGCGAAATCCTTTGGTTTTGCCCGTCCGTATCGAAAAGGCACGTTCGGGTGGTTTTTTTCTTTTTTCGTGTCAAAGCGAAATCCCAAAGATTTCGCGACCTCATAAATATACTCAAACCTTTCGTTTTAGCCTGAAGCCCGTCTTATTAATAGGTTGCGTTGTACAAAGGTTTTTTAGTCTGTTGAGTACCATTTTTTTTCCAACTTATTATAATGATATTCATAGCCATAATAAGATTTAAACCCGATAGAATAATTTTCATTTTCATAGAGTTCATAAATGTACTTTGTCCCAATACTTGTCCTTTCTGGCAAATCAACATTTGCTTCATTTTCAAGCTCAATTAATGATTTAGGATAAGAACCATTTCTCTCTCTATAAGCCTCAACTATTTCAACTAAAACAACTCCATTATGCTATGAATTCTCAATTTGCCATTCTCTAATTGGATTTGAAACCAACCAAATAAAAAGTAACTGAATAATCGATATAATAAAGTAGTATTTAAATTTTGTTGATTGCTTTATGTCAATGAGAATTGATATTACAAGACCTATTAATAATACAATAAATAAAAACATTAAATAAAAAAACAGTCCTAATCCAAATTCCCAAACAAAGGAAAAATTCCAGACATATAACACTAAAAATAGAAAGGATAAAATACCAAAAAGTACTAGAGTAAACTTTTTTGGGTCTGAAATATTTTTCAATTGATTTTATTTTTCAGCTTATGTAGAACGTTTATGTATAAGAATAGTTGCGGGTTTGTATGCGAGGATTTTCCGAAGGAAAATCAGACGTAACAAACAAGGAACTAACTTTGGTTTAGCTAAAACTAGCAATTTTTTTTATATGGTGTTGTGGTGAGTTTACCATAGTTCTTCCATTTGTTCTGGTGTATCTAAAAACAGTATCCACTTTCCATTTTTTCTTATATATGTGTTTTCTGTTAGCTGAATATTGTCTTGGACTGAGGCATCATACATATGTTTTGCAACAGGTTTCATTGTTCTAAAACTTTCCATTAACTTCATATCAGAGAAGAATAGCAAATTTTTTGCGGGTATCGATACAGCAATAGTATCAGATTTTACAATTTGCTGAACTGTATTATCCCAAAATTCATCTACTAACATCATAGAAGGCGGATAGTTTGCATCCATTTCTAGTTTATAGAAAGGTTTTGATTCTGTATTCTGTTGAGAAAAATCTTGCACACTGACACTATTTCTTTCATTGAAGCGATCTGTCAGGTTTCTCATGGCAGTATTATCAACTATTTCTCTATCGAAATTGAATTGGTCAAGATGAGATTGCGAAATCATTTCAAACTTGTCTCCCATATCTAACACATAACATTTCACAATACCTTCTGCTATTGGTTCCATTATGATAGGATTTTTGTTTTGAGACATTTTTATTCTTTCGTCATCGACAGATTTAATTACTGGAAAAATACTTCTTCCAATAGATACATAGCCTTCTCTCTCTTTCTTTATTTCTTCGACAGGTGTTTCAAGTCCTTTTTTAACTTTATGGTTGACTGGCTCTTTTTTAAATAATTTCTTCAGAAAACTCATATCCTATTTTTTTTATGTTAGTTAAATCGCATATATGTAATTCAATACAACACAGTACCTATGAACAGTACGGGAGCAAACTAGCGTTTACTTTCCGCCACGCACAAAGCGAAATCTTTTGGTTTTGTTTTTTCTTTTTTTGTGTCAAAGCGAAATCCTAAAGATTTCGCGACTTCATAAAAATACGCAAACCTTGGCGTTTAAAACCTAAGCCCGTATTGTTTATAGGTTTTGTTGCCAGTAGTTGTTTTTATTCCGTTTCAAATATTTCACGAATCTCAGGATTAATTTCTTTCCAATTTTTTTCATCCTGTTTTGTCCAAATTTCCGTTTTATTAAATACACTACCAGTCGGCCAAATAAGTCCTGCTCCGATTGCTTTTGCGTATAATTTATGGCTTTCGTCAACAGTCAATTTTGAGAAAGCAAAACATTTCCATTTCACTACTTTATAACTCCACCAAAGCCAACCGATGCAGATCGCAATAATAACAGCGACCATCACAATAAAATCCACTTTCTCTGACTTCAGAACATTTTCAGCATACCAATTAGTGATAAATCCACAAAAGACAACGAAAGTAACTAGAGGTCCATAAACCATAATCAGTCCTTTGTTTATCAACTTACTTAAGTTCATTTAGTTAAATTTTCGAATTTAAAAAGATGGTTGAGTAAATGTCACGTCCTAAAATACGGCTACAGATTAATATTAGTTTTAAGCGGCATATTGATGCACGTAATCTGGTGTTTTATAATCTAAAGATAAATGCAATCTTTTAGAGTTGTATAGTTTGATTGCATTTTTGGCTGCTTTTTTAGCATGTACCACGCTGGTAAAGGTTTGGTCAAGATAAAATTCATCTTTTAGAATACCGTTTACCCTTTCGGCTAGGGCGTTTTCATAGCAATGGTTTTCTTCAGTCATACTGATTTTAATTTTCTTTCTTTTTAGTATTTGGGTATAGACATTACTGCAATATTGAATACCTCTGTCGGAGTGATGAATAAGGCTGTCAATGTTCTTAGCATTGTAAATAGCTTTATTTAAAGCTCTGACACAACCTTTTAGTTCAAGACTATCACTCAGGTCGTATCCAACGATTTTACGGGAGTACATGTCCGTAATCAATGCCAGGTAACAGAATCCTTTTATGGTTCTGATATAGGTAATATCGGATGCCCAAACCTGATTAGGTCTATTGATCTTCAAGTCTTTTATAATGTTATTATACTTATAGAATCTGTGATATGAATTGGTAGTTCTACAGGAGTATCTCTTTCTTCTTATGAGCAAATTGTTTTCTCTTAAGATACTGAATAGCTGGTCTCTACCTACTTTAAGGTCGTACTTATAAAACTCATCTTTTAATGATCTCATGAGTTTTCTGGTGCCTTCTCTGGGCAGTGTTCTTCTACTTTGCCGGACAAGTTCGATTATATCCTGTTCTATCTGTTTTTTGATTAAAAACCTTTTTTGGTATTTGTAATAGGCATCTCTTTTCAGATCAAAGGCATTACAGATAGTACCAATTGAATACAGCCTTTCATTACGGTTTATCGGTGCTACTTTCATCAAGGCTTTATGTTTAAGTTTTTTTTAATTCCTCAACATCTCTATAGCCCAGGTTCTCAGCAGCGACCTCGAGATAGCTATCGGTCACCAGTTTGTCCAGGTCCTTTTTAATAAGAAGGTCCTTAAGTTGCTTTAGCTCTTTTTGCAGGGCTTTGATACGGGAAAGTTCATCGTCTGTTTGCACGGTTACACGGGTGTTCATTAGATCTTTACGATCGTACTTTTTTATCCATACGTTTATAGTACTGGATTGTATACCGTAAGTTAATGCAATTTGTCTTTTGGAATGGTTTCCTTTGGTTAGTTCTGCCAATACCTTGAGCTTAAAGCTCTCACTATAGCGTTTTACATATCCATCATTTTTATACATATACTTGAAGTGTTTTGTATACATATTTCAGGACGGGTCAAAATGCACTACAACGTTCAGGCTATGATTAGTGCGGGGCGGAAATCCGACGGATTTCCTGTCTTGCGCTAAGCTAAACCTTTGGGTTTCGCTTTTTCTTTTTTTTGTCCAAAGCTAAATCCCAAAGATTTAGCGACATCATAAATATACACAGAACTTGGCACCTAAGCCCGCATTAAGTATAGGCATTGTTGTAATCAGTAGTGACACGTATGAGTAAGGACGAACGATTGCGATTCTATAGTTTTTCCGTCCGAGTAAAGTCCATCTGCGTAACAGTTGCGTTTGAGTGAAGTCCATTTGCGCAAACTCGCTAATAGTCCATTGGGAATTAGATTCCGTTCGCATTTAGAAATGGTATAGAAATAGCAATTCCCACAACTAACACAATTGCCATTTGATATTTCTTTTTTGCAGAATCTGCTACACCGCAAAATATAACTGTGCTTAGCACCAAATAAATTAATGACATGTATAGATCAATTTTCACTCCAAACATACCCGTAAACATTAAAGAAAGTACAATATTGAAACTCCAATAAGTTGAAAGATGATTATTAAAACTCATGTAAAAAATCACAGAATTAACTATCAAATAAATGATGGAAAAGATAATTACATTCTTAGTTGGCATTTAATTTTGAGCTATTGATTACAACGTTTTGGCTAAGCGTAGTGCGGAGGCAAGGAAACTTTTCGTTTCCGTCTGCCGACGTAGCTAAAGCTTATTGTTTTGCTTTTTCTTTTTTTGTCCAAAGCTAAATCCATAAGATTTAGCGACATTATAAATATACACAGACCTTTCGGTTTTGCCCTAAAGTCCGCATTACGTTTAGGCTGTGTTGTACACCGTTTTTACTCGCACGAATTAAGAGTCAACCATTCCACACAAACCGTTTTTTCCACTTCATCAAATTCAAAATCCGTTATCTTATTTTCGCCTGAACAGTTTAGTAAAATGTAATCATCGGATAAGTTATTCGTGTAATCATATCCCAGTAGATTAGCATAATGTTTGATTGGTAAGCATTGTTTTTTGTCCATAACATCAAGTTCATTAAACTCCTCTATCGAAATGCTTTTGTAAACAGGCAACCTTATTTTCCCCAAGTCAATTTTTGTCGAGTCAGTTACTTTTATATTTTTTATTATAACTTCAAGTTCTTTAAAATCAGAAGGGTCAAATCCTTGATTTAAATTAATTACAAGGTCAAATGTTTTTTCACTTTTAGGTAGTTTCAAATAGAAATTCCCGTCAAAATCAGCGGTTGATTTTTCAGTTCCATTTAGAATATAAATTTTAGCTCCAGGATATTCGGTTCCATCCCGAAACAGTTGTCCAGATATTTGCGCATTGGCAATTCCGCTGAATATTAATACTAAAATTGATATGTAAAATGTCTTTCTCAAAATGGTGTACAACATAGTATATATAACATTAATGTTATATATACCTCCAATATAGAATATATATAACATATGATATATATATCTTTTATAAATTTCTAAGAGTCAAGGGGATTTTGAAGCAATTGAAAAAACAATAGTCTCAGTTAAATTAAAATACAATTCAGAACCTAGAAATAACAATTCAGTCCCTATTTTTTTAAATTCAATGGAAAAGGGGTCAAGTTTGCTTTTCAATAGGGCGTCTATAGAAAGAATTATACTTCTAAAAGGAAATTCCTAAATTTAAAAACCCGAAGTTAGCATATTAAGATTCGCATATAAAGCATATTCAATGAGTACTCTTTTAAAAGTATTTAAGTACAGCACTATAATTTCTGTTGCCATTATTTTGGTTGAACGAGTTATGAGTTGGGGTGAATCTTTTATCTGGGCAGAACAAGTTGAACATATAATTATTGTCATAGGTATATCTACAATATTGACAGTAATTAATATATATTATGAGGCATATATTTCTAAAAAGTATACTTGGGATGAAGCTCCAAAAAAGAGATTAATTTTTGGTTCATTAGGTTCAATTACCATTATAGTCGTTGCCTATTGGCTACTTAGAATGTTGCTTTTTGTTGGCTATTTTAATAGACCACTAGCAGATTTTATTTTAAACGAAGATCGAGGGACCTATTTGGTATTTATAATAGTTGCTGTATTTATCTCATTGTTTATACATGCCTTTCACTTCTACAAAGCATTACAAGACACCAAAGTAAAAGAACAGAAAATTATAGCAGGTTCTGCATCTGCAAAGTTCGATGCTTTAAAAAATCAGCTAGATCCGCATTTTCTATTCAATAGCTTAAACGTATTAACAAGCCTTATAGAAGAGGATCCTATGCAGGCACAAAAGTTTACGACTTCGCTATCAAAAGTATATAGATATGTGTTAGAGCAGAAGAGTAAGAACCTTATTTCTGTAGATGAAGAATTAAAGTTTGCAAGAACCTATGTTCGCCTATTAAAAATGCGTTTCGAAGACAGTATTATATTCGAGATTCCTGATGCTGCACTCAACCCCGAAGCTAAAATAGTACCCCTGTCGCTGCAGTTATTATTAGAGAATGCGGTGAAGCACAATGTGGTAACATCCTCAAAACCATTACATATTAGAATTTATGAAGAAGACGACTATTTATATGTCGTTAACAATCTTCAAGAAAAACAGGTGGTTAAAAAGAGTAGTGGTGTGGGGCTGCAAAATATTCGTCAGCGTTATGCCATTCTCACGAAAAAGGAAATGCAAATCTTTAAAACAAATAAGGAATTTAAAGTGCGCCTACCGATGTTAATGAACGAAATTTCGTTTCGAGAAACCCAAGATTCTCATATAAGTGCCAAGCGCTACGAGAAGGCTAAAGAGCGCGTAGAGCTTATTAAAGGCTTCTATGGTAACTTGACCTCATATTGTATTGTAATACCAGTACTTGCCTTTATAAACTATAGAACTACCAGTTTTGTTTGGGTTATTTTCCCTGCCATTGGTTGGGGAATTGGTTTACTAGCTCATGGCTTAAAGGCCTATGGTTTAAATCCGTTATTTGGTAGTAACTGGGAAGAAAGAAAAATTAAGGAACTCATGGAGAAAGATAATTTCTAAATGAATTTTAAAACATTACACTATGAAGCTAACAAAAGAGATAAAAGCAGCTATAGGCGATAGTGTATTGTGTTGGCTGGCAACATCTTCTGCCGATAACATGCCCAATGTATCACCCAAAGAAATATTCTGTTATTTTGAAGACGATACTATTATAGTAGCAAATATAGCTTCGCCACAAACCGTTAAAAATATAAGAGCGAATAAAAATGTGTGTATCAGTTTTATAGACATTTTAAAGCAGAAAGGATTCCAGTTGAAGGGTGTTGCCGAGATTATAGAGAAATCAGATACAGACTTCTCAAAGATGGAAAAAATGCTTCTACACCTTACTGAAGGCAAGTTTCCGTTTGCTACAATAACCAAGGTTACCATCACTAGTTCAAAGCCTATTATAGCACCTAAATACCTGCTGTATCCTAATACTACAGAACAACAACAGATAGAGAGTGCAAAGAAATTGTATGGATTTTAAAGGTTTTCGTACCTATAAACATCACATTTTACAATTCAGTCATTAAAAATTACAACTGGGTATTTCATTTTTTTTAAACCTGGGTTATCTGCCGAAATTTGAAGTATAGCAATCAAATAACAATAACCTAAAACATATAAAGATGGAATCATACTTCACAAACGACAATAATTATAAGTACGAAAAGGCAAAAGAAAAAGTAGAAGCAATAAAGGGCTTCTACGGTAATTTACTAGCATACTGCATCGTAATTCCGATTTTGGCATATATTAATTACTCGACCACTAGTTTCCCTTGGGTAATATTTCCGGCATTGGGCTGGGGTTTCGGATTGGTAATGAACGGACTCTATGCCTACGGGTATAACCCATTATTCGGTAAGAATTGGGAAGAGAGAAAGATCAAAGAATTCATGCAAGAATCATAACCTAAAAGACTAAAGATCATGGAAAACACAAAATATAATAGAGCAAAAGAAAGAGTTGAAGAAATTAAAACATTTTATGGCAAAGTAGCATCTGCTATTGTAACCATTTTAATTGTAGCCGCAATCAACTATTACTTGAATGAATGGAGGCATGCCTGGTTTCTTTGGGTAGTATTCGGATTAAGCATTAGCTTGTTTTTTAAAGCAAATAAAATCTTTAACTTGAATCCGTTTATGAATCGCGATTGGGAAGAAAGAAAATTACAGGAGTTTTTACAACAAGAAGAAAGTAGAAAAAGATGGAACTAAACGAATTTGAACAATCAGATAAATTGCTGAGAGCCCAAAAAAAGGTAAAAGAATTGAAAGGGTTTTATATTCACTTGCTTGTTTACGTACTTGTGAATCTCTTTCTTATGACTATTACCATAATGGGTATCATGTCTGGCGGAGCTTCATTTTCAGAGGCACTATTTAACTTCGGTACATTTTCTACTCCGTTTTTCTGGGGAATAGGTTTGGCTTTTCATGCAGCTAAAGTATTTGGTTATAGTCCTTTCTTTAGTAAAGATTGGGAGCAACGCCAAATCAGCAAGTATGTAGAGCAAGATAAAAAGGATGCCGAAAAATTTAGATAATATGAACGTTTCAATGGTTGATAAGACTAATGCATTAGCAAATGCAGAAAAGAAGGTTAAAGATTTGAAAGGTTTTTATATTCATTTAACCGTTTACATTTTGGCAAACATTATTATAGTTGCAATGAATGTAATGATAAGAATATGGGAAGGAGAATCTTTATATGAAGCAGTGGTGAATTTTGGCACTTTTATAATTCCTTTTTTCTGGGGAATAGGATTGGTTTTTCATGCAGTCAAAGTCTTTGATTACCATCCGTTTTTAGGAAAGGATTGGGAAGCTCGCCAAATAAGTAAATACATTGAGGAAGATAAACGTGAATTTGAAAAATATAGATAATATGGAAACTAATCTACCAAACGATAATCTTGTAAATGAAGAATTTAGTAGGTTGTCTAAATATGAGAGAGCAAAAACAAAAGTGGCGAGTATAAAACGTTTCTATAACCACGCATTAGTTTTTCTACTTATAAATGTCATTTTGTATTTCTTGAGACATAAGTTTGTTTTTATTTTAGTGAATAAAAATGCATTGGGTAATCCTGAATTTTTAGATTGGATAAACTGGAATGTCTACGGCACCACAATCGTTTGGGGATTCATTCTTGCGATTCATGCACTTATTGTTTTTGGTAATATTTCAGGGTACATGAAGAGATGGGAAGAACGTGAAATTCAGAAACACATAAATTCATATAACGACTAAGCATACTATTTTATAAAAACCATACAACCAAACCATGAAGACTATTATAATTGAAGATGAAAAACCAGCAGCACGTAGGCTGGGTAGAATGTTAGAGAGTTTAGATCTTTCGGTTTCTACTATGCTACATTCTGTAGAAGAGGCTATAGATTGGTTTCAAAACAATGAACACCCAGATTTAATATTCTTGGATATTCAATTGTCTGACGGACTCTCATTCGAAATTTTTGATGTTATAGAGGTACATAGTGCTATTATATTTACTACCGCTTTTGATGAGTACGCGCTTAAAGCCTTTAAATTGAACAGTATCGATTATATATTAAAACCGATAGACGATGAAGATTTAGAGCAAGCGGTTACAAAATATAGAAAGCTATTTAAATCTGCCAATGAGCCAAGTAAAATTGCTTTAGACTTTGAAGACATTAAAAAGCTATTGGTGAATCCGCTTGAGCGGGAATATAAAAAGCGTTTTACCGCTAAGGTCGGTCAACACTTAAAAATCATAAACGCAGAAGATGTAGAATGTTTTTATAGCGAAAACAAAGGCACCTACGCCGCTACAAAAGACGGTCGTAATTATTTACTCGATACTACTTTAGAGCAGTTAGAAGAGGAGCTAAAACCACAAGTGTTTTTTAGGGTAAGTAGAAAGTTCTATGTGAATATAGACCACATAAAAGATATCATTTCTTACACCAATTCGAGATTGCAGATCAAGCTAAAAAACAACCCTGATCACGAGATAATTGTAAGTAGAGAAAAGGTGAAAGACTTTAAGCTTTGGTTAGAGTAGTAAAGTAGTTGTGAGTATTGAGTACTTTGTATTAGGTAAAAAGTCTTAAGAATTTAATTTAACGAATTGATTAATAGGTGTTAAGGTGTAAATATTGAAACTGCTAATTGAAACTAAATGCTGAAATTTAGTACTGAGTAACAAGTCTAAATCTGCCAACTGATACTGTCAATGCCGCAATTGCTACTAACTTAACAATGATATGTTTAGTCTTATTGCTGATTTATGTTGTCGTCATCTTCCTCATCAATTCTATTTTCATCGAACGCAGAGGGCAATAATTTAGGAATCAGCTTAATAAAAATAGGGAGCAGAATTGCACCGCCAGGCAGAATAAATATCGCTAAAGATGGTATGCTTTTAAAAATATCTAATAGTTGATTTTGAACCTTTTTCTTTTCCTCGTTACTTAAATCTCGCATAGTAGATTTAGATAATAGTGCAACTAATTCGGCACTTTGCGATAGTTCTTTAACTAGACGTTTACTATTACGTAGAATCAGTTTTTTTACAATTTTACCCATGCTTTCGTAAAATTGCTGTGCCAAATTCTTTTCCTTTAAATAAGGTATAACATCAACATTCATTTTAAAGAAGTCGGTAACATCGGTAATAGATGATGAAATTATAGATTTTTCAAAACCCAGATCTTCTCCAATTCCGAATATAAATTCAGACTCGGTATAATCTAAAGAATGGTCTTCCCACACGGTAAGGCAAGCCATATCTAGCAAATATCGATTCTCCCAATTTTCCTTATTGTTTAAAAGCCGTTCGCGGTAAGAACCATCAAAACTGTTTTCAGCACAACTAATATAGGTTAATGAAGAAGCCAGTAACTGCGAAAGTCTATTGTCTTGTCTATCAATTTCTTGAGAGCTAAGAGCAGCATAGGTAATATTAATAGCTAAATATTCTATTTCTTCTGCCTTTTGCTTTAATGCGGTGTGCTTATTTAAAAAATGTTTAAAAAGAAGTACATCAATAAATAATAGCGAATTGGTAATAAGGCTATTAAAAGTCTTACTTATAATATTGTCTTCAATATATATTCTGGAAGTCATTAGTTTTTCAAGCTTCGCAGATGTTTTGCTTCCGGTAAACCATTTATCAAAAAATCTTGCACGACTAATATTCAGTATTCCGTAGAACTCAAAAATTTGTTCTATAAAGGTATTATAGTCATCACCACCTTTTATACGGTAGGTGAAGTATAGTGCATGCAGTAAATTAATTTTTGCTTTCTCGTCTTCAGATAAAGTATGTTCTAACTCAATAAACTCTGGTATACTAGAATTCAGCCCATATACGAATCCGCTTTTTTTAAGCGTACTGTATAAAGCTTCAAAATGGGGGAAAGCATTTTGGTGTTTTTGAACAACCGAACCATATTTCTCAATCCAACCAGAGGAAGACGGGTTCATATCTTAAGTATTTAAGATTGCAAAGTTAGCTAATTATTAGTTTACACTTATTTATAAATAGTTACTTCTAGGCTATAGAAACGTTTTTATTAGTAGTTCTCATTTTATAGTTGAAAATAAAATTTAATTTTTTTTAAGAAAAAATGAACCTTTCATTTTTAGTCTCGTAAGTAGGGGTGATTCTAATCTAAAAAAAAAGGATAATGAAAAAATCAAAATTATTTATGGGACTTGGGGCATTAGCCTTAGTAGGGGGTCTTTTAGTGGCAGCAGATCACATTGATGCGCCAAACGCTATGGGAACCTCGGCAGATATTGCCGATTTTTACGCTTTTGAACCAACAGAAGGTTCAGACAATACCGTTTTTGCGGTAGATCTTCAATCTAATGTGTTGCCAGATTTAGCTTATGGTACATTCGATGAAAATGTATTACTAGAAATTAATATCGATACCGATAATGATTTGGTAGAAGATTTAGTAATACAAGCGATACCAAGAGATGGTAAAATGTATTTCTTTGGTCCGGTTGCACCAAGTGAAACAGGCTTAAATGGTGCCATTATGGTAGATGTTCCATTAGGATCGGTAGACATTTCTGCTGAAACTGCTATTGTAGAGACTACGGCAAACGGAGTTTCTTTATTCGCAGGTCCGAGACAAGATGCTTTTTTCTTTGATTTCTTTCAATTCAATGAAGTTATTGGTGGTACGGCTCCTTTAGGTTTTAAGCCAGCAGGTGATCCTAATACAACTGACGACGATGATGATACCGCTGTTAATACTTTCGATGGTGCAAATACAATGTCTATAGTGGTTGAATTGCCTAACAGTCTTTTAGGTACTACAACAGGTCAAAATGCGCTTGGTTTAGAAGTGTACAAAACATGGGTAACTACAAACGCAAAACAATAATAACCTCTTAAAAATATAACGATGAAATATAAAAATATAATATATACGTTTTTGTCTCTTTTGGCAGTAGCAGCATTGGCTTCTTGTAGCGATGATGATGACAATACACCCATAGTAATTACACCAACATGTGATGATGGTATTATGAATGGTGATGAAACAGGAGTTGATTGTGGCGGCACTTGTACACCATGTGAAGAGGCGATGGCGCCAGATTTTACAGGTACGTACGCACAAGTTGATTTTATGGGTAGACCGGGTATTAATACGGTATTAAGCGCAGATGGTACTATTAAAGATGCACACAACGTATCTATACCTTCAGAAATGGCAGCAACTTTTCAAGCAGATTTCGAAGCGAGATTAGAAGCGTATCATGATGTGTATGCAAATATTTTAGGTGCTGATCCAGCTGCTGTAAACTATGAAAGCAACATTTTAGGT harbors:
- a CDS encoding DUF4331 family protein translates to MKYKNIIYTFLSLLAVAALASCSDDDDNTPIVITPTCDDGIMNGDETGVDCGGTCTPCEEAMAPDFTGTYAQVDFMGRPGINTVLSADGTIKDAHNVSIPSEMAATFQADFEARLEAYHDVYANILGADPAAVNYESNILGLDAPTLTGYLAADVLEVAPNLPTTYFNPGTDFDNDGRILVPDGDEVALTGRLPQDDVIDVSLILLFGGMEGDRFSGQDTDGDGMADLPRLTSDGVGQTATVGTTFPYLGAPE
- a CDS encoding LETM1-related biofilm-associated protein, with product MNPSSSGWIEKYGSVVQKHQNAFPHFEALYSTLKKSGFVYGLNSSIPEFIELEHTLSEDEKAKINLLHALYFTYRIKGGDDYNTFIEQIFEFYGILNISRARFFDKWFTGSKTSAKLEKLMTSRIYIEDNIISKTFNSLITNSLLFIDVLLFKHFLNKHTALKQKAEEIEYLAINITYAALSSQEIDRQDNRLSQLLASSLTYISCAENSFDGSYRERLLNNKENWENRYLLDMACLTVWEDHSLDYTESEFIFGIGEDLGFEKSIISSSITDVTDFFKMNVDVIPYLKEKNLAQQFYESMGKIVKKLILRNSKRLVKELSQSAELVALLSKSTMRDLSNEEKKKVQNQLLDIFKSIPSLAIFILPGGAILLPIFIKLIPKLLPSAFDENRIDEEDDDNINQQ
- a CDS encoding DUF4331 family protein; this encodes MKKSKLFMGLGALALVGGLLVAADHIDAPNAMGTSADIADFYAFEPTEGSDNTVFAVDLQSNVLPDLAYGTFDENVLLEINIDTDNDLVEDLVIQAIPRDGKMYFFGPVAPSETGLNGAIMVDVPLGSVDISAETAIVETTANGVSLFAGPRQDAFFFDFFQFNEVIGGTAPLGFKPAGDPNTTDDDDDTAVNTFDGANTMSIVVELPNSLLGTTTGQNALGLEVYKTWVTTNAKQ